In Terriglobales bacterium, one genomic interval encodes:
- a CDS encoding serine/threonine-protein kinase, translating into MEQLGRYEILAELGRGAMGTVYQARDPRIDRMVALKIISISGASASEEVEYRRRFYREAQAAGKLAHPGIVTIYDVGEDPVTQTPFIVMEYIAGTTLESIAHEQRPPIAITLDLVKQVAEALHYAHSQGIIHRDIKPANIIVTNDWRAKITDFGVAKLAVADFTVAGQVLGTPTFMAPEQLSGHPVDGRSDLFSLGIILYIMLGGVKPFIGGTLSEVMFKVVNNEPAPVTQHNSTLSPDFDYVIGRALAKFPQNRYQSGREFACDLDDLLSGQGPRSRYSAPTTTAWGEATLAKITKEQSGITQGPLSSSAAGNRSGTVIAPSSNFAAQAPATEVHLPEPVEFNPLRRMPHGIRLVTISVVLLGALAGVWFWINSGSPKEPIPPTPTPIPLHPTHTPVPSHTPVPYSTPSIVPTGDMASLVVKCVHSFHSGELVIWIDGKEVDTATLSGGGIVRKRFGGKSVISARYENTIPVTAGSHTIRVRVTSRGYHQTKQILGGFSPKGEDILLIRASRELELQWQ; encoded by the coding sequence ATGGAACAACTGGGACGTTATGAAATCCTCGCCGAGCTGGGTCGCGGCGCCATGGGAACGGTGTATCAGGCGCGTGACCCGCGCATTGATCGCATGGTGGCGCTCAAGATCATCAGCATCAGCGGGGCCTCCGCGTCTGAAGAAGTGGAATACCGGCGGCGGTTCTATCGCGAGGCCCAGGCAGCCGGTAAGCTGGCGCATCCAGGAATCGTAACCATTTATGACGTAGGCGAAGACCCGGTCACTCAGACCCCTTTCATTGTCATGGAGTACATCGCCGGCACTACCCTGGAAAGTATTGCCCACGAGCAGCGGCCTCCGATCGCCATTACGCTGGACCTGGTGAAGCAGGTTGCTGAAGCGCTGCACTATGCGCACTCGCAAGGCATTATTCATCGCGACATCAAGCCGGCCAACATCATCGTGACCAACGATTGGCGGGCCAAGATTACCGACTTCGGCGTGGCCAAACTGGCAGTCGCCGATTTCACCGTCGCCGGCCAGGTGCTGGGAACACCGACGTTCATGGCGCCGGAGCAGCTCTCGGGGCATCCCGTGGATGGCCGCTCAGATCTGTTTTCCCTGGGAATCATCCTTTACATCATGTTGGGCGGCGTGAAGCCGTTCATCGGCGGGACCCTCAGCGAGGTCATGTTCAAAGTCGTGAACAACGAACCCGCCCCGGTGACGCAGCACAACTCGACTCTCTCACCCGATTTCGATTACGTGATCGGCCGCGCGCTGGCAAAATTTCCGCAAAACCGCTACCAGAGCGGACGCGAATTTGCCTGCGACCTCGACGACCTGCTCTCGGGCCAGGGCCCACGCTCGCGCTACTCTGCCCCCACAACTACCGCCTGGGGCGAGGCGACGTTGGCGAAAATCACCAAGGAGCAGTCGGGGATCACGCAAGGACCGTTGTCCTCTTCCGCTGCCGGTAACAGATCAGGAACAGTCATTGCACCCAGTTCAAATTTTGCCGCGCAAGCTCCGGCAACCGAGGTCCATCTTCCGGAGCCGGTAGAATTCAATCCCTTGCGGCGGATGCCACATGGGATTCGGCTTGTAACCATCAGCGTAGTCCTGCTGGGTGCGTTAGCGGGAGTATGGTTTTGGATCAACTCAGGTTCTCCCAAGGAACCAATTCCCCCAACTCCTACTCCTATACCTTTACATCCCACGCATACCCCAGTTCCGTCGCATACACCTGTTCCCTACTCCACTCCATCAATTGTTCCAACCGGAGACATGGCCAGCCTCGTGGTGAAATGCGTGCACAGCTTCCACAGCGGCGAATTGGTCATCTGGATTGACGGCAAAGAGGTTGACACCGCAACCCTCAGCGGCGGCGGGATCGTGCGTAAAAGATTCGGCGGAAAAAGCGTGATCTCGGCCCGCTATGAAAACACCATTCCTGTTACCGCCGGCAGTCATACCATTCGGGTGCGCGTGACCAGCCGGGGCTATCACCAAACCAAGCAAATCCTGGGCGGCTTTTCTCCGAAAGGAGAAGATATTTTGCTGATCCGCGCCAGCCGCGAGCTAGAGCTGCAGTGGCAGTAA
- the rpoN gene encoding RNA polymerase factor sigma-54: protein MVLLQPRLNVRLSQKQVLTPGLVQMVSVLALNKLELRDMITAEMVENPVLEELEATVPLLDEVSQREEDRDRLSSPAATEEPRTEPKEEAKDPFDEVDFGQYFQEYLDPGYRSRQEWEDVEKPSFENFLSRPATLTDHLTWQLSSMRLKEEVAEAAELVIGNLNEEGYLTATEDELMGVVAPEAIGRDIPEEPASVVTSSELEGIWGEEGPIAEPDITATSSQNPAQSEATAPAASHPQENPKAETGSRPASAATNNLVQMPMPKPSFTVEQLREAIQIVQQMDPVGVAARDMRECLLAQIHNYQHIEEDLNGEEGENRQLLADCEAIIANHLKALQKKEFKEITKAMGRPLEAVMQALDYIKRLDPRPGLRYNIVQARLIEPDVAIFKQGDEYMVLMNDEDLPQLRLNPAYKKLLHREAAEKDVRVYVKERYKSAIQLIKNIEQRKQTILKVCYAIIRRQHEFLDFGMDHLKPMMIKDVAEEIGVHPSTVSRAVASKYAHTPQGVFELRYFFSESVNGPEGEGMSLLILKRKVKKLIEEEDPSRPLTDEQITRILQSQGIQVTRRTVAKYREDMRIPSTHQRRVKD from the coding sequence ATGGTTTTATTGCAACCCAGATTAAACGTCCGGTTGAGCCAAAAACAGGTTCTGACGCCCGGCCTTGTACAGATGGTCAGCGTGTTGGCCCTGAACAAGCTAGAACTGCGTGACATGATCACGGCCGAGATGGTCGAGAACCCGGTACTGGAGGAGCTGGAAGCTACCGTGCCCCTGCTGGATGAAGTCTCCCAGCGGGAAGAAGACCGCGACCGGCTTTCCTCACCCGCGGCAACCGAGGAACCCCGAACCGAACCGAAGGAGGAGGCCAAAGACCCCTTCGACGAAGTTGATTTTGGGCAGTACTTCCAGGAATATCTTGACCCCGGATACCGCAGCCGGCAGGAGTGGGAAGACGTCGAGAAACCTTCTTTTGAGAATTTCCTCTCCCGGCCTGCTACCTTAACCGATCATCTGACGTGGCAGCTTTCATCCATGCGCCTGAAAGAAGAGGTGGCTGAGGCCGCCGAACTGGTGATTGGCAACCTGAACGAAGAAGGTTATCTCACAGCCACCGAAGATGAACTGATGGGCGTGGTTGCTCCTGAGGCCATTGGCCGGGATATTCCCGAGGAACCAGCCTCCGTAGTGACCAGCAGTGAGCTGGAAGGAATTTGGGGAGAAGAAGGACCTATCGCGGAGCCAGACATCACGGCCACTTCCTCCCAGAATCCAGCCCAATCTGAAGCCACAGCTCCCGCCGCCAGTCATCCCCAGGAAAATCCCAAAGCTGAGACCGGATCCAGGCCCGCATCGGCCGCCACAAATAATCTTGTGCAGATGCCCATGCCCAAACCCAGCTTTACGGTTGAGCAGTTGCGGGAGGCCATTCAGATTGTGCAGCAAATGGACCCCGTGGGTGTGGCTGCGCGCGACATGCGGGAATGCTTGCTGGCACAGATTCATAACTACCAGCACATCGAAGAGGACCTGAATGGCGAGGAAGGCGAGAACCGCCAACTGCTGGCCGATTGCGAGGCCATTATCGCCAATCATCTGAAGGCCCTGCAAAAGAAGGAATTCAAGGAAATTACCAAGGCCATGGGCCGTCCGCTGGAAGCAGTCATGCAGGCCCTGGACTACATCAAGCGTCTCGATCCGCGCCCCGGCCTGCGCTATAACATCGTCCAGGCCAGGCTCATCGAACCTGATGTTGCTATCTTTAAGCAAGGCGACGAATACATGGTCTTGATGAACGACGAAGACCTTCCGCAGCTTCGCCTCAATCCCGCCTATAAAAAACTTCTGCACCGCGAAGCCGCGGAAAAAGATGTGCGCGTCTATGTGAAAGAGCGCTATAAGTCGGCGATTCAGCTTATTAAAAACATCGAGCAGCGGAAGCAGACGATTTTAAAGGTTTGTTATGCCATCATCCGGCGGCAGCATGAGTTCCTCGATTTTGGCATGGACCATCTCAAGCCCATGATGATCAAAGATGTTGCCGAAGAGATCGGCGTGCATCCTTCCACCGTGAGCCGCGCCGTGGCCAGCAAATATGCCCACACCCCCCAGGGCGTCTTCGAGTTGCGTTATTTCTTCAGTGAGAGCGTCAACGGGCCCGAGGGCGAAGGCATGTCGCTGCTCATCCTCAAGCGCAAGGTCAAAAAGCTGATCGAGGAGGAGGACCCAAGTCGGCCATTGACGGACGAACAAATCACCCGCATACTGCAATCACAGGGGATCCAGGTCACACGCCGGACGGTGGCCAAGTACCGTGAGGACATGAGGATTCCCAGCACGCATCAACGGCGGGTCAAAGACTGA
- a CDS encoding winged helix-turn-helix domain-containing protein — protein sequence MDEKVDLVYEFGGFRLHLTQRTLVRNGELVALTPKGIDLLILLVQSRGQLLEKDELMNALWPGTFVEEGNLSQNIFILRRLLGDDRNGNSFIQTVPRKGYRFVASVAEADAAALGNGLSGAAHFALLSDYWSRHSPFRSLQVFEPEDAWLFFGRDTETNDLLARLGRSSVLAMVGNSGSGKSSLVRAGLIPALRAGRFQSEGLLVDQWRIAVFRPSGTPFDYLAEVLPSQLAPELSSKEKAEFSSEWRTKLPAGGDTLRHAINTLASAMPEKAGSARILLVVDQFEEIFTLTTNQQARDRYIDALMAASRPDNPIPVHVVLALRADFYAHCLEHAQLSRCLEANLYNVPRMTHEQLRETIEKRLALAAARAEPGLIDSMLEDVGTEPGNLALLEHALGQLWEKCGRYGCTVTNHAYAEIGRLRGALGRHADEVYAGLGDEKQKRLAQKIFLELVHLGEGAQDTRRRVSKADLLALGAAEEVEALLERLASRRLIAIGREGQETFVEVSHEALIREWPALCEWLAQNREELRLERRLLQAAAEWLGLDHDPGALLQGARLAQAEEWLAKHADAPTLLRQFLQASVEARAEAQERELAHQREAAVLARRSAVRQRWFSCALALMLLVAVGTAWFAHQQQVIAESRALAAQAGELLLQDHGQALDLAIRSWHMAKTQETHLAVAKASVESLGIFKHEGPVNVAMFSPDGQRILSASDDHTARVWNADDGRLLFTLTHDDAVQYAEFSGDGQRVVTASDDHTARVWSGTDGHLLATLQGHTDRIWTAQFSPDGQRIVTASDDRTARVWNSGDGRLLTTLQGHTSSVASARFSPDGQRIVTTSWDHTARVWNTNDGRLLTTFSGHQAEVITADFSPDSQRIVTTSFDKTARVWGSADGRLLFTLQHDGPVVNAMFFPDGQRIVTTSRDHTARVWGNADGRLLFTLQHDGPVVSAAFSPDGRRIVTASHDKTARVWSVDDGRLLAILQGHTNTVYSAAFSPDGQRIVTAGFDNTMRIWNTVCGRMVVSLQGHTGWVLNLAVSKDGQRIVTASYDQTARVWNSANGHLLTTLEGHGGGVIYAAFSPDDQRIVTASADHTARVWNAADGRLLATLQGHSDDIWRAQFSPDGQRIVTASKDHTARVWNSADGRLLAILQGHTDEVWRAQFSSDGQRIVTASKDHTARIWNSSDGRLLFTLQGHTGEVWQATFSRDGERVVTASRDHTARVWNSSDGRLLFTLQGHTGDVWDAEFSPDGQRIVTASLDRTARIWNSSDGHLMATLQGHTDAVWWAMFSPDGQRIVTAGKDRTARVWNSVNSRLLAILQGHAGEITAVAFSPDGQRIVTASLDQTARVWQVLTLDDVNRILAK from the coding sequence ATGGATGAGAAAGTAGATTTAGTCTACGAGTTCGGTGGTTTTCGGCTGCACTTGACCCAACGAACACTGGTTCGCAACGGAGAACTGGTGGCTCTGACGCCCAAGGGGATCGATCTCCTTATATTACTGGTGCAGAGCCGGGGCCAACTATTGGAAAAAGATGAACTCATGAACGCCCTCTGGCCGGGAACCTTTGTGGAAGAGGGCAATCTGAGCCAGAACATCTTTATTCTCAGGAGACTTCTGGGAGACGATCGCAACGGCAACTCCTTTATTCAGACCGTACCGCGGAAAGGATACAGATTTGTAGCATCGGTTGCGGAGGCAGATGCCGCAGCGCTGGGAAACGGTCTCTCGGGAGCGGCGCACTTTGCTCTTCTGTCCGATTATTGGAGCCGGCACAGCCCATTTCGCAGCCTGCAAGTGTTCGAACCGGAAGACGCCTGGCTGTTCTTCGGGCGCGACACCGAGACCAACGATCTGCTCGCTCGTCTCGGCCGCTCATCGGTGCTGGCGATGGTGGGTAACTCGGGCAGCGGCAAGTCATCGCTGGTACGTGCAGGGCTCATCCCGGCGTTGCGGGCGGGGCGTTTTCAGAGCGAAGGTTTGTTGGTCGACCAGTGGCGCATCGCGGTGTTTCGTCCTTCTGGGACTCCCTTCGATTACCTGGCTGAAGTCCTGCCCAGCCAATTGGCGCCGGAGTTGAGTTCGAAGGAGAAGGCAGAGTTCAGCTCGGAGTGGCGAACCAAACTGCCCGCAGGCGGGGACACGCTGCGCCATGCCATCAACACGTTGGCCAGTGCTATGCCAGAGAAGGCGGGATCCGCGCGCATCCTGCTGGTGGTGGACCAGTTCGAGGAGATCTTCACGCTGACCACCAATCAGCAGGCCCGGGACCGCTACATTGATGCTCTCATGGCGGCCAGCCGCCCGGACAATCCCATTCCTGTACACGTGGTACTGGCGCTGCGGGCGGACTTTTACGCGCACTGCCTGGAACATGCGCAGCTGAGCCGTTGCTTGGAAGCCAACCTTTACAACGTGCCCCGCATGACCCACGAGCAACTGCGCGAGACCATCGAAAAGCGTTTGGCGCTGGCTGCGGCGCGCGCCGAACCCGGACTGATTGATTCGATGCTGGAAGACGTTGGTACGGAGCCGGGTAATTTGGCGTTGCTCGAACACGCGCTCGGCCAGTTGTGGGAGAAGTGTGGACGTTACGGCTGTACCGTGACCAACCATGCGTATGCGGAGATCGGGCGTTTGCGGGGTGCGCTGGGCCGGCACGCCGATGAGGTCTATGCGGGCCTCGGGGATGAGAAGCAGAAGCGGCTGGCGCAAAAGATTTTCCTTGAACTGGTGCATCTGGGCGAAGGCGCACAGGACACGCGGCGCAGGGTGTCAAAAGCAGACCTACTTGCTTTAGGTGCTGCGGAGGAGGTGGAGGCGTTGCTGGAGCGTCTGGCCTCCAGGCGACTCATCGCTATTGGGAGAGAAGGACAGGAGACGTTCGTTGAGGTTTCGCATGAAGCCTTGATTCGCGAATGGCCTGCCTTGTGCGAGTGGTTGGCACAAAATCGCGAGGAACTCAGACTGGAGCGGCGGCTGCTGCAGGCGGCCGCAGAATGGCTGGGGCTGGACCATGACCCAGGAGCGCTGCTGCAAGGAGCGCGCCTGGCGCAAGCAGAAGAATGGCTGGCCAAGCACGCGGACGCGCCCACTCTGTTGCGGCAATTCCTGCAAGCCAGCGTTGAGGCGCGAGCGGAAGCTCAGGAGCGTGAACTGGCCCACCAAAGGGAGGCAGCCGTTCTGGCGCGACGCTCGGCAGTGCGCCAGCGCTGGTTCTCCTGCGCGTTGGCTCTCATGCTGCTGGTGGCAGTTGGAACCGCATGGTTCGCGCACCAACAACAGGTGATTGCCGAGTCGCGGGCCCTGGCCGCACAGGCGGGGGAGCTGCTGCTACAGGATCATGGTCAGGCACTCGATCTGGCGATACGTAGTTGGCACATGGCGAAGACGCAAGAGACGCACCTCGCCGTGGCCAAGGCATCTGTGGAATCGTTGGGGATCTTCAAGCATGAAGGTCCCGTTAATGTGGCGATGTTCTCGCCCGATGGCCAGCGGATACTCAGCGCCAGTGACGATCATACGGCGAGGGTGTGGAACGCGGACGATGGTCGTTTGCTATTCACTCTCACCCACGATGATGCGGTCCAGTACGCCGAGTTTTCTGGTGACGGCCAGCGCGTTGTCACCGCCAGCGATGACCATACGGCGAGGGTGTGGAGTGGCACTGACGGTCACCTTCTGGCGACCCTCCAAGGGCATACAGATCGAATTTGGACCGCCCAGTTCTCGCCTGACGGGCAGCGCATTGTCACCGCCAGTGATGACCGTACGGCTAGGGTATGGAACAGCGGCGACGGGCGCCTTCTGACGACCCTACAAGGGCACACAAGCAGTGTTGCAAGCGCAAGATTTTCCCCTGATGGACAGCGCATCGTCACTACAAGTTGGGACCATACGGCGCGGGTGTGGAACACAAATGACGGCCGTTTGCTAACCACCTTCTCAGGCCACCAGGCTGAGGTTATCACTGCGGATTTTTCGCCCGACAGCCAGCGGATTGTTACCACAAGCTTTGATAAGACGGCACGGGTCTGGGGAAGCGCCGATGGCCGGTTGTTGTTTACGCTGCAGCACGATGGTCCGGTTGTGAACGCTATGTTCTTCCCTGACGGACAGCGGATCGTCACTACCAGTCGCGACCATACGGCGCGAGTGTGGGGCAACGCCGACGGCCGGTTACTGTTTACGCTGCAGCACGATGGTCCGGTGGTAAGCGCGGCATTCTCCCCCGACGGACGGCGCATCGTAACGGCGAGCCACGATAAGACGGCGCGGGTTTGGAGCGTCGATGATGGCCGTCTGCTTGCCATTCTCCAGGGCCACACGAATACGGTCTACTCCGCGGCGTTCTCCCCCGACGGGCAGCGCATCGTAACGGCTGGCTTTGACAACACGATGCGGATTTGGAATACCGTGTGTGGCCGCATGGTGGTCTCGCTTCAAGGCCACACAGGATGGGTTTTGAACCTGGCGGTCTCCAAAGACGGCCAACGCATAGTTACTGCGAGCTATGACCAAACGGCGCGGGTGTGGAACAGCGCAAACGGCCATTTACTCACGACTCTCGAAGGCCACGGTGGAGGGGTGATATATGCTGCATTCTCTCCCGATGACCAACGCATCGTTACCGCCAGCGCTGATCATACAGCCCGGGTGTGGAATGCTGCTGACGGCCGTCTTCTGGCCACCCTCCAAGGCCATAGCGATGACATTTGGAGAGCGCAGTTTTCTCCCGACGGTCAGCGCATCGTTACTGCCAGCAAGGATCACACCGCGCGGGTGTGGAACAGTGCCGACGGCCGCTTGCTGGCGATCCTCCAAGGCCACACGGATGAAGTTTGGAGAGCACAGTTTTCTTCTGACGGGCAGCGCATCGTCACCGCCAGTAAGGACCATACGGCGAGGATATGGAATAGCAGCGACGGCCGCTTGCTGTTTACACTGCAAGGGCATACTGGCGAGGTCTGGCAGGCAACATTCTCTCGTGATGGCGAGCGCGTCGTCACGGCCAGCAGGGACCATACGGCGAGGGTGTGGAACAGCAGCGACGGCCGCTTGTTGTTTACGTTGCAAGGGCACACCGGTGACGTTTGGGATGCAGAGTTCTCTCCCGATGGACAACGCATTGTAACGGCCAGCCTGGACCGTACCGCGCGTATCTGGAACAGTTCTGACGGCCATTTGATGGCTACGCTGCAAGGCCACACTGATGCGGTTTGGTGGGCGATGTTTTCCCCTGACGGCCAGCGAATCGTCACTGCTGGCAAGGATCGTACGGCACGGGTGTGGAATAGTGTGAACAGCCGCTTGCTGGCGATCCTCCAAGGCCACGCAGGAGAGATTACCGCGGTCGCGTTCTCGCCCGACGGGCAGCGCATCGTCACCGCCAGCTTGGACCAAACTGCGCGGGTGTGGCAAGTGCTCACGCTTGACGACGTCAACCGAATATTGGCCAAGTGA
- a CDS encoding LptA/OstA family protein: MYAACGLVLVVVGYYSYARYRFHSAGHNLPPKLAPEIQKSSEGYTYSKSDHGRTLFTIHAAKALEYKVGGRARLQDVTIIVYGKESNRFDQIYGADFDYDPASGDVVAQGDVQIDLENNIQGPSRPDQAPPEILKNLVHIKTHGLSFSQKTGYAVTEGLVEFRLPQANGTAVGAILDSKSNIITLQSQVNVNTIGENPANIKAQRAVLTKQPRQAVLLNAHIAEKQNTFDTDKLTVFLREDNTVEHMLAEAGVHATTTKSAGEKYDVHAGQGTFMVGEHNILQTAVLHGNVVLDSSGGQVIHGTAGTAVIDFTPDRHPSKIHATEDVHFRQIQAAKPGKSAQQLELITDAVDIFSGANGVFQSAVTSGAARIEIQQAAAPKTVVTAGVFNGTFDSEGRIKTLHGEPDAKIVSPNPTPNLPDRVSTSQSLDVLFNAKSNENGIENIVQQGNVHYMDEERQAFSDHARYTPADQMLNLTGSPRVIDNGKDGAKMQTTAVTMRLNRGTGDAFAEGDVKTTYNNLKQQPSGAMLSSADPIHVTAKHMAAAKASGIAHYTGDVRLWQGPNVVEAPAIDFQREHRSMAALGSPSAPVKSVFIQNDSHGKQSPVHVTSNHLNYADDQRKARYEGEVFLLSNDGTMKSDHLDIYLTPGESAKGAPSPGAQSQGASQIDHAIAEGNVFVQQPARTAQGEKLVYTTADSKYVLTGTSSTQPSLYDAERGTVHGDSVTFYSQDDRVLVESSSSVRAVTQTRVK, translated from the coding sequence TTGTACGCTGCCTGCGGGCTCGTACTGGTAGTGGTTGGATATTATTCCTACGCGCGTTACCGCTTTCACTCAGCAGGCCACAATCTGCCGCCCAAGCTAGCCCCAGAGATCCAGAAAAGCTCGGAAGGATACACCTACTCCAAGTCGGACCACGGCCGGACCTTGTTTACGATTCACGCGGCAAAAGCCCTGGAATACAAGGTGGGCGGACGCGCCAGATTGCAGGACGTAACCATCATTGTGTACGGCAAGGAATCCAACCGGTTCGACCAGATCTACGGAGCCGATTTTGACTACGATCCTGCCTCCGGTGACGTGGTTGCGCAGGGCGATGTGCAGATAGATTTGGAAAACAACATCCAAGGTCCCTCGCGCCCCGACCAGGCCCCGCCAGAAATTTTAAAGAACTTGGTGCACATTAAAACTCATGGTCTGAGCTTCAGTCAGAAAACCGGATACGCGGTCACTGAGGGTCTAGTTGAATTTCGCCTGCCCCAGGCCAACGGAACCGCTGTGGGCGCAATCCTTGATTCCAAGAGCAATATCATAACTTTGCAGTCCCAGGTGAATGTCAACACGATAGGCGAGAATCCGGCCAACATTAAGGCACAACGCGCAGTTCTGACCAAGCAGCCACGTCAGGCCGTGCTGTTGAACGCCCATATCGCAGAAAAGCAGAATACTTTTGATACTGACAAGCTGACAGTCTTCCTGCGCGAGGACAACACCGTCGAGCACATGCTGGCGGAAGCAGGTGTGCACGCCACCACCACCAAATCTGCCGGAGAAAAATATGACGTCCACGCCGGGCAGGGGACCTTCATGGTCGGAGAGCACAACATTCTGCAAACTGCGGTGCTGCATGGGAATGTAGTTCTCGATTCTTCCGGCGGACAAGTGATTCATGGTACAGCGGGTACGGCAGTGATTGACTTTACTCCCGACCGCCATCCCAGCAAGATCCATGCTACTGAAGATGTCCACTTTCGCCAGATCCAGGCCGCCAAGCCGGGTAAAAGCGCTCAGCAGCTTGAATTAATCACCGATGCGGTGGATATTTTCAGCGGAGCCAATGGTGTTTTTCAGAGTGCGGTTACCAGCGGCGCGGCCCGCATTGAAATTCAGCAGGCGGCAGCGCCAAAAACCGTAGTCACCGCCGGCGTGTTCAATGGAACCTTTGATTCTGAAGGCCGCATTAAGACCCTGCATGGCGAGCCCGATGCAAAAATCGTTTCGCCGAACCCCACGCCCAACCTGCCCGACAGGGTCAGCACCAGCCAATCTTTAGATGTGCTCTTTAATGCCAAATCGAACGAAAACGGCATCGAAAATATTGTGCAGCAAGGTAACGTGCATTATATGGATGAAGAGCGCCAGGCATTTTCCGATCATGCCCGCTATACGCCCGCCGACCAGATGCTGAACCTCACCGGCTCTCCTCGCGTGATCGATAACGGCAAAGATGGTGCGAAAATGCAGACCACGGCAGTCACCATGCGCCTGAACCGCGGCACGGGCGACGCCTTTGCCGAGGGCGATGTGAAGACCACGTATAACAACCTGAAGCAGCAGCCTTCAGGCGCGATGCTCTCTTCCGCCGATCCCATTCACGTTACGGCCAAACACATGGCCGCAGCCAAAGCCAGCGGGATTGCCCACTATACCGGCGACGTCCGCCTCTGGCAGGGCCCAAATGTGGTGGAAGCTCCGGCAATTGATTTCCAGCGAGAACACCGCTCCATGGCTGCGCTGGGAAGCCCGTCTGCGCCGGTGAAATCCGTCTTTATCCAGAACGATTCGCACGGCAAGCAGTCTCCGGTCCACGTGACCTCGAATCACTTGAACTATGCGGACGACCAGCGCAAAGCCCGCTATGAAGGCGAGGTGTTCCTGTTATCCAATGATGGCACCATGAAGTCCGACCATTTGGATATTTATCTGACGCCGGGCGAAAGCGCAAAAGGCGCACCATCCCCTGGGGCCCAATCCCAAGGCGCCAGTCAGATTGATCACGCCATCGCCGAGGGCAACGTGTTCGTGCAGCAGCCGGCCCGCACAGCCCAGGGAGAAAAGCTGGTCTACACCACCGCTGACAGCAAATACGTGCTCACCGGAACTTCTTCCACGCAGCCGAGTTTATACGATGCTGAGCGGGGCACGGTCCATGGCGATTCGGTAACTTTTTACAGCCAGGATGACCGGGTCCTGGTGGAAAGCTCAAGTTCTGTTCGGGCAGTGACCCAAACCCGGGTAAAATAG
- the raiA gene encoding ribosome-associated translation inhibitor RaiA: MNVEYTGRQYEITPIIRKQIEHGLSKIRKLLGDNFDTHVILAVEKHRHKAEITITIRNHPIVGAAEALEMVSAVTQALDHIDRQAVKYKSRWRTRKRAARKKWSAVSGRSLQTPQRVVAVGNDEKTAVQVVVHAFPATVKMAEAHVVKSYDSVSHTPMSLEEAIKECEFRDREVFVFRDNEGKVKVLHRTKNGKMELIEAP; encoded by the coding sequence ATGAACGTTGAGTACACCGGCAGACAGTATGAAATTACTCCCATCATCCGCAAGCAGATCGAACACGGCCTCTCCAAGATTCGCAAACTCCTGGGCGACAATTTTGATACGCACGTGATCCTGGCAGTCGAAAAACACCGTCATAAAGCTGAGATCACCATTACTATACGCAATCATCCTATCGTGGGGGCAGCGGAGGCCCTGGAAATGGTCTCCGCCGTGACCCAAGCCCTGGACCATATTGACCGTCAGGCCGTGAAGTATAAGAGCCGCTGGCGTACACGCAAGCGCGCCGCCAGGAAAAAATGGAGCGCCGTCAGCGGACGCAGTCTGCAGACCCCGCAGCGTGTCGTCGCCGTGGGCAACGATGAAAAAACCGCCGTTCAGGTGGTGGTGCATGCCTTTCCCGCCACTGTGAAGATGGCTGAGGCCCACGTGGTGAAGTCCTATGATTCGGTTTCACACACTCCTATGTCCCTGGAAGAGGCCATCAAAGAGTGCGAGTTTCGCGACCGCGAGGTCTTTGTCTTCCGGGACAATGAAGGCAAGGTCAAAGTGCTGCACCGCACCAAGAACGGCAAGATGGAGCTGATCGAAGCGCCCTAG
- the lptB gene encoding LPS export ABC transporter ATP-binding protein yields MTAKTSTLWTEQLGKSYGGRRVVNGVSLKINQGEVVGLLGPNGAGKTTTFYMIVGLTSPDSGRILLNRADITDVPMYLRARVHRISYLPQEPSVFRKLTVEENIMAVLEAQSLSWHERRERMEKLIDQLGLGVIRRNRGYALSGGERRRVEIARALCIRPAFILLDEPFSGIDPIAVLDLQKIIFDLKASGIGVLVTDHNVRETLSVTDRAYIINEGRIFRTGTPEQLGNDPEVKRVYLGESFSLV; encoded by the coding sequence ATGACAGCGAAAACCAGCACTTTGTGGACTGAGCAACTGGGCAAATCCTACGGCGGCCGCAGGGTGGTCAACGGCGTCAGTTTGAAGATCAACCAGGGAGAAGTTGTAGGGCTGCTGGGTCCCAACGGCGCCGGGAAAACCACAACTTTTTATATGATTGTGGGCCTCACGTCTCCTGACTCAGGCCGCATTCTCTTAAATCGCGCCGATATTACAGATGTCCCCATGTATTTGCGCGCCCGCGTGCACCGCATCAGTTATCTGCCGCAGGAGCCCTCAGTTTTTCGCAAGCTGACCGTCGAAGAAAACATCATGGCGGTGTTGGAAGCGCAGTCGCTCTCCTGGCATGAGCGCCGCGAGCGCATGGAAAAGCTGATTGACCAGCTCGGGCTGGGTGTCATCCGCCGAAACCGCGGCTATGCGCTCTCCGGAGGCGAACGCCGCCGCGTAGAAATCGCCCGCGCCCTGTGCATCCGGCCGGCTTTTATTCTACTCGACGAACCTTTTTCCGGCATTGATCCCATCGCCGTACTCGATTTGCAGAAAATCATCTTCGATCTCAAGGCCTCTGGCATCGGTGTGCTGGTTACCGACCACAACGTGCGCGAAACCCTCTCCGTCACCGACCGGGCTTATATCATTAATGAAGGCAGAATCTTCCGCACCGGCACGCCGGAGCAGCTCGGCAACGATCCTGAAGTGAAACGCGTCTATTTGGGCGAGAGCTTCTCTTTGGTGTAG